The genome window CGAGGGGCTCCAGCGCGGTGTTGAGCGAGGCGCCGCGAGGCGTGAGCGAGTACTCCACGCGCGGCGGCACCTCGTCGTAGGTCTCGCGGTGCACGATGCCGTCCGCCTCCAGCTCCCGCAGGTGCGAGGCGAGCACCTTCTCGGTCACGCCCGGCAGGCCCCTGCGCAGCTCTCCGAAGCGGCACGGCTTCACGCTGAGCTCCCAGAGGATGAGGACCTTCCACTTGCCGCCGATCACGTCCATCGCCGCGTCGATGCCGCACACGTACGCGCCCGGCCGCCTGGTGGTCGCCATGCCCGCCCCTCCCACCTGCTCGCTATCCCCGGGGTAAGCCCCCACTTCGAAGTGCGTACTTGCCGCCCCCTGGACCTGCGAGAAGCCTAATCGGCATGCACGACAACGCTTCCGCGAACAAGTCGCTCACCCTTCTCGGCCTCGGCGCCATGGGCGCCGCCCTGGCCCGCACTTGGCTCGCCGCCGGGTACTCCCTGACCGTCTGGAACCGCACCCCGGCCCGTGCGGAGGCGCTGGCCGCCGACGGCGCGACGGTGGCGGCGACTGCCGCCGAGGCGGTGGCGGCGAACCGCCTGGTCGTGGCCTGCCTGCTCGACGACGCCTCCGTCGGCGACACGCTCGCCGGTGCCGACCTGACCGGCAAGGACCTGGTCAACCTCACCACCGGCACTCCCGACCAGGCGCGGGAGCGCGCCGCGTGGGCGCGGGAGCGAGGTGCGCGGTTCCTCGACGGCGGGATCATGGCGGTCCCACCCATGATCGGGGTGCCGGAGTCCGGTGGATACGTCTTCTACAGCGGTTCCCGCGCCCTGTTCGACGAGCATCGGGAGGCCCTGGCGGTGCCGACGGGCACCAACTACGTCGGCGAGGACGCCGGGTTCGCCGCGCTGCACGACGTCGCGCTGCTGAGCGCCATGAACGGCATGTTCGCCGGTATGTTGCAGGCCTTCGCCCTGGTGAAGCGGGAGGACATCGACCTGGCGAACTTCGCGTCGCTGCTCGTCTCCTGGCTGACCGCGATGGCGACCGCCGCCCACCAGACCGCGGCGCAGCTGGCCAGCGGCGACTACACGCAGGGTGTGGTGTCGAACCTCGCCATGCAGGTCGCGGGCAACTCCACGCTGCTGCGCACGGCAGAGGAGCAGCGGGTCAGCCCGGAACTGCTGACACCGTTCATGGCGTTGATGGAGCGCCGCGTCGCAGACGGGCACGGCGACGAGGACGGCACCGGAGTCGTCGACCTGCTGCTGAAGTGACGCACGTGAGCGGTGCTGCCGGTGGGTACCGGCAACACCGCTCACGTCGCTCTTCTTCGATCACTGGGTGGACTCGGCCTCAGCGCCCGTGGTCACCCCCTGCGGGGGAGAGTTCTCCTCCTGCGGCTTCTGCTCGGACTCCTGGGTGTCGGTGCCCTCGTCGACCGGCTTCTCCTCGGTCGTCTCCTCGGTCACCTCGGTCTCGGGCTCGACCTGGACGTCCGCCTCTGGCTTGTCGTTGGTCTTGTCCTCCTGAGGCTCGACGTCCTTCGGGGCCTTCGGGTGCTTCGGAGTGACCGGCGGCTCGTACGGCTTACCGGTGTGCTCCTCGTACGCCTCCTGAGTCCTCTGCTGCTCCTTCTCGGCCCTCTGCCGTTCCTTCTCGGCCTTGAGAACGTCCTCGTCGGCCTTCTTGGCCTCCTTCAGCGCGGCGTCGTAGCGGTCCTTCGCCTTCTGGATCTCCTGCGGCGTCGCGCCCGCCTTGATGAGCTCATCGAGTTCGCGCTTGGCGGCATCGGCCGCGGACCAGGCCTTATCCCTGACATCCATCGCCTTGTGCAGGTTCTCCTTGGCCTTCTCGTGGGCGATGTAGGCCTTGTCCGCCGCGTCCTTCAGCTCCTTCTCGGTCGGCGTCTTGGTGCCACCACCACCGCCGGAGCCGTTGTCGCCACTGCCGCCTGAGCCCCCGCCGGGGACCTGGCCGCCGGTGGCGGAACCGGACTGGCCGTAGGTCCCGCCCTGGTCACCGGAGCCGGAGCCGGCGACCTTCTCGGACTCGTCCTTGGTCAGTGGGTTGCCGTTGAGGCACTTGACCGTCGGCTCGCCCTTGTCGTCGACGAACACGGCCGTGCCCGTCTGCAACACGGTCGGGCGGGCGTCGAACCGGCCGTCCTTGTAGCCGTGGCTGGTCACCGGGGTGTCGGAGGTGAGCTGCTCCGGGGTCAGCTTGCTGACGAACCCGGGGATCTCCTCGGCGCTCATGCGGAAGACCTCGGCCCAAGCCCGTGCCTTGTCGGGGTCGGCCTCCAGGTCGCTGATCAGGTAGTTCGCGTCGCAGGAGGAAGTGTCGGCGCCGTTGTCGCTGATGGGGGCGACGAACGGGGTGTCCCCGGGGGAGGAGCTGGACTCCATGCTGACCTGCCGGACCGGGGTCCGGCCGGGCATGAGCGCCCACGCCGCGCCGCCGGCGAGTCCGAGGGCGAGCACCGCCGCGACGGTGATCGTGAACTTGGGTCGCGGGGTGCGGGCC of Saccharopolyspora erythraea contains these proteins:
- a CDS encoding DUF6777 domain-containing protein: MHDHGRSTAAPGEGPTGHNTARTPRPKFTITVAAVLALGLAGGAAWALMPGRTPVRQVSMESSSSPGDTPFVAPISDNGADTSSCDANYLISDLEADPDKARAWAEVFRMSAEEIPGFVSKLTPEQLTSDTPVTSHGYKDGRFDARPTVLQTGTAVFVDDKGEPTVKCLNGNPLTKDESEKVAGSGSGDQGGTYGQSGSATGGQVPGGGSGGSGDNGSGGGGGTKTPTEKELKDAADKAYIAHEKAKENLHKAMDVRDKAWSAADAAKRELDELIKAGATPQEIQKAKDRYDAALKEAKKADEDVLKAEKERQRAEKEQQRTQEAYEEHTGKPYEPPVTPKHPKAPKDVEPQEDKTNDKPEADVQVEPETEVTEETTEEKPVDEGTDTQESEQKPQEENSPPQGVTTGAEAESTQ
- a CDS encoding NAD(P)-dependent oxidoreductase; this translates as MHDNASANKSLTLLGLGAMGAALARTWLAAGYSLTVWNRTPARAEALAADGATVAATAAEAVAANRLVVACLLDDASVGDTLAGADLTGKDLVNLTTGTPDQARERAAWARERGARFLDGGIMAVPPMIGVPESGGYVFYSGSRALFDEHREALAVPTGTNYVGEDAGFAALHDVALLSAMNGMFAGMLQAFALVKREDIDLANFASLLVSWLTAMATAAHQTAAQLASGDYTQGVVSNLAMQVAGNSTLLRTAEEQRVSPELLTPFMALMERRVADGHGDEDGTGVVDLLLK
- a CDS encoding winged helix-turn-helix transcriptional regulator: MATTRRPGAYVCGIDAAMDVIGGKWKVLILWELSVKPCRFGELRRGLPGVTEKVLASHLRELEADGIVHRETYDEVPPRVEYSLTPRGASLNTALEPLGQWGRANVLDDSYKHEAAG